From Candidatus Binatia bacterium:
CGACCGAAAACTCGGCCAGCCGATTCAGACGCGCGGCGGACGCCTCAGCCCGTGCGAGGCCGGCGATCGCCATCTGCTCCTGCGCTGCCGCCGTATCGACGTCCTGACTCGCGACCGCATCCTTCTCGCGACGGCGCAGCGACTCGAGACGGCGGCGCGTGATGCCGGCGATCTCGACTTCGGCCGCCCGGCTCTTCACCTCGGCGTGTGCACGCTGCACGTCGGCATCCATCTCGGGGACGAGGATTCGGGCGAGTGGGTCTCCCGCCTTCACCTCGTCGCCGATGTCGACGTCGACCGATTCGAGGTAGCCCGTCACGCGTGCGTAAAGCGCGGCCATCTCCTGCGGCTCGAGCGAGCCCGGCAGAATATACGCCACCGCGACGTCCTCGACCGCAGGTCGTGTCGTCACGATGCGTGGGAGACCCGCTCCCGTTCCGACCGACGTCGACCCGCCGCCCCCGCAGCCCATCGAAACGACCAACAGCAGGGCGAAGATCTCACGCATGCGACGACTCCAGATCCGGCGCGGCCGGTGCGGGGGGACGCTTCACTACAGCGTACAGACAGGGGAGGACAAACAGAGTGAGGGCCGTTGCCCCGAGGACGCCGCCGATGATCGCGCGGGCCAAGGGAATGTTCGCTTCGCCGCCGCCCAGCCCGACCGCCATCGGAGCGATGGCCAGAACGGTCGTGAGAGACGTCATCAAGATCGGACGGAAACGAACCCGCGCCGCCTCGCGGACCGCGCCCCGGACGTCGCCGGTCTCGTCGAGATTCCGGTTCGCGAAGTCCACCAGGACAATTCCGTACTCGACGACGATACCAGCCATCATGATCACGCCCATCAGACTCTGGATGTTGAGGGAGGTCCCCGTCACGAAGAGGACCAGGGAGACCCCGATCATGCCGAGCGGAACGGTCGCGAGGATCAGCAACGGATCGACGAACGAGCGGAACTGCGCCACCATCAAGAGGTAGATCAGCAACACGGCGATGAGGAGCCCCGCCCCAAACTGCCGAAACGACTCCCGCATCGTCTGGATCTCGCCGCTCGCCGCCAGGGTGTAGCCCCGCCCGGCGTACCGGCCGCCTATCTCGTAGGCCACCTCTTCTCGCCCGCTGTCGAACGGCATGAGACCCAGGTTCTCGTCAGCCATCAGATGCTCATCGATCGCGGTCACTGCGTCCCCGAGGTTCACGCCGGGGACCGTATCGGCATAGACGTCGAAGCTTCGCGTGATGTTCCGGTGACTGACGAACGACGGGCCCGTACCGCGGTGAATCGTCGCGATCGTGCCGAGGGGTATGGGTTCCATCGCCTCGTCGGACGTGAGCGGAATGTCGCGCAGCGTGTCGATCGAGATCAGCTCTGTCTCGGGATACTGCGCTCCGATGAAGTAGTGGTTGCCGTTTCGCTCGTCGATCCAGAATGCCGGCTGGAAGTTGATGCTCGAATTCGTCGCGGTCACGAGATTGTGCATCACGTCTTCGACCGTGAGCCCGGCCAACGCGGCCTTCACGCGGTCGATCTCGACTTCGATGGTCGGGTAGTCGTTGCGCTGCAACACCCGCACGTCTTCGGTGCCCGGCACCTGTGCCACGACCGTCGCGATGTCGGCTGCGATGTCACCCAGCGTATCGAGATCACTTCCGCGGACCTGGTAGTGAATGGGCGCGGGTTCGCCGAAGTTCAGGGCCGCGGTGAGCATTCCGCCGGTGTCGAAGGCAAACTCCGCCTGCGGGAAATCGTTGCGAAGCCGCGCGCGCAGGCGCGTGACGATGTCGAAGACGCTGGGGGTCGACGACGAGTCCTTCAGCTGCACGAGGAGGAACGAATCCATCGGGCCTCGATTCGGCGTGTACGCAGCGGGCCAATCCATAAGGACACCGATGTTCGAGATGAGCATCTGAAGATGCGAGTCCGCATAACGCTCGACCTTCGGGTACTCCGGATCCGGCTGCCCCAACTCCTCGACGATGACCTTCTCGACACGGGCGACCATTTCCTCGGACCGCTCGATCCGCGTGCCCGACGCAAGGCGCACGTAGACCTGGAACTGCCCCGCATCGACCCGCGGGAACAATTCGGTGCCGAGGTTCCCGGCGAGAACCAGGGCGGCCAGGGCCGCAACGCAGGCCCCCACGAGAACGGACTTCCGATGGCGTAGAGCGGCATCGACCGCACGCTCGTAGCGGGCGATGCCGCCGCCGGGCTGCGTGCCCTGCGGCGGCGGAGGTCCTTGCAGCAAGCGCGCGCAGAGCGCGGGAACCACGGTCACCGCGACGACGAGCGAGGCCAGAATCGCGAACGAGGCGGCGAGCGCGAGCGGTGTAAACAGAAAGCGCGCCATCCCCGACAGGAAGACGACCGGAAAGAACACGACGGCGAAGGTGAGCGTCGACACGACGATCGGCGCGGCCACCTCGCTCGTACCAGCGGCCGCAGCTTCGGCCGCGTCCTTCCCCATCTGCCGGTGACGAACGATGTTCTCGACCACAACGATGGACTGGTCGACGAGAATCCCCACGGCGAGTGCGAGCCCACCGAGGGTCATCGCATTGATCGTCCGACCGGTTGCCCACAGACCGAAGAGGGAGACCAGCGTAGCGAGCGGAATCGCCAGAGCCACGACGACGGTGAGGCGAACGTCGCGCAAGAATACCAGGACGACAAGTGCGGCCAGCACCGCCCCGAGAAGAGCGGCAAGCTGGAGCCCGGAAATCGAATCCCGAACATAGACCGATTGATCCAGGACTACTTCGAGCGCGAGATCCTGTGCTCGGTCATCCATCTCCCGCAGACGCTGCCGAATGCGGGCGAGCTGCGAGCGAATGGAGTCGACGATCTCGATCGTGTTGGCACCCGGCTGGCGGTAGATTGGAATGTAGACCTGTCGACGCCCGTTGATCCGCACGATGTTCGACTGGATCTGGGCGGAATCCTGGACACTCGCCACGTCGCGCATGAAGACGGGCCGCCCATCGTGGACCGCGACGGGTACATCGTTCAGCTCGCTCACCTTCTCCGGCATCGCGTTTGCGAAGATCTGGTAGTCGGTCTCGCCGACCTTGATGTTCCCTGCGGGGACAAAGACCGATTGCTCGTGGAGAGCACGGACGACGTCCATCGGCGACATCCCGCGAGAATCGAGCCGCTCACGATCAACCTGCGCGATAATCCGCCGGAGCTTGCCGCCGTAAACGGCCGGCGCGATTACCCCGGGAATCGACTGCAGCCGATTCCGCAGCTCGTAGTACGCGACGTCGTACAGCTCCTTCTCGCTCATCGTGTCGGAGGACACGCTGACGAGACAGAGCGGCACCGAGGCCGTCGGGTCGAAGGGCATGACCATCGGCGGGATCGTCCCCGGCGGCAGGTAGAACATGTCGCTCATCGCGTAGGACGTGACCTGGCTCATCGCGGTATCGAGACTGATGCCCTCGCGGAAGAAGTCCTTAACGATGCTGACGCCGAGCATCGCGTGCGCTTCCTGATGCTCGATCCCGACGGATTGGCCCGTCCAACGCTCGAGTCGACTCATGATGTCGCGCTCCATCACGACGGGCGGCATGCCGGGATAGAAGGTCACGATCTGGACCGCCGGGGTGGTGAAGGTCGGCAGAAGATCGGCCGGCAGGCGGGTGTACGACAAGATGCCCAACACCACTGCGACGAGCGCGCCCACCGTGACGACATACGGGAGCTTCAGGGCGCGTCGGATCATAGGCTCTGGTGATCCTGTCAAAGCGCGCCAGGGGGCGCTACCTATTCGCGAATGAACACGTCAAGCCCTTCGGAGCTGGTTTCGGTCGCAGCGGAGATCGCGCGGGAAGCGGGGGCCGAGATTCGTACCCGTGTCCCGAGCCCGCGCCAGATCGCGACCAAGGCGAATTCGGTCGATCTCGTCACGGACACCGACCACCGCATCGACGCTCTCATCTCCGAACGTCTCGCCGCCGCCTTTCCCGACCACGCACGACTCACCGAGGAAACCGGTGCCACAACGACCGGGGCGGAAGCTCCGGTCTGCTGGGTGGTCGATCCACTCGACGGCACCGTGAACTTCGCCCACGGCGTTCCCCACTTCGCCGTCTCGATCGCGGCCGTGCGCGGCTTCCAACCGGGCGACCCGCTCGAAACCCCGAGCACGGGCGCCGAAATTCTCGCCGGCGTCGTCTACGACCCCATGCGCGACGAACTCTTCGAAGCGACGGCCGCGGGTCCGGCCAAACTCAACGGAGAGCCGATCCAGACAAGCCCGTGCGCGAGCCTGAGCGAGGCGCTCGTCGCCTCCGGGTTCCCGTACGACCGACGAGAACGAGCGGACGAGTACCTCGAGGACTGGAAGGCCCTCCTGCCCCGCTGCCGCGATCTCCGCCGGGCGGGCGCCGCCGCCCTCGATCTGGCCTACGTCGCTGCCGGCCGCTTCGACGCCTACTGGGAACGCGGCCTCCACGCCTGGGACATCGCCGCAGGCGTCCTGATCGTCCGGCGCGCGGGCGGCATCGCCACGAACCGCGCGGGACGGGACCTGTTCCTCGACGCGTCCGAGGTTCTGGCCGCCCCCACGGCGATCCACGCCGAACTCCTCACGGTTCTCTGAACGACCTCCCTCTGCACCGAGTTGGCCCCGGCAGAATCGCGTGGCAGGATTGGTCGCCCCCTCCAGGGGAGCTACCCTTCATGCGACGCATCGGATCCGCTCTCTTCCAGCTTCTGTTCGCAGCAATCGCACTGCCACCGCTGTGGTACACGGCCTTCCCGCCGCCGCGACTGATGCCGCGTATTGCGGCCAACCGCAGCCGTACTGGTGGCTTCCGAGCGTCGCGGCCAACTTCTCGCGCCCCGAAACGGTCCGCACCTACAAAGAGGAGATGTTCTACCCAATCGAGCCGGGCGACTTCGACCCGAAGAAGATCGAGACCCCCACTCTGCTGATCCACGGTGACGACGACCGCCTCGCGCCGGTGAGGATCTCGCAGTACCTCGTCGGGAGCATGCCGAACGCGGAAGCGATATTCATCCAGGACGGCAGCTACATGCTGCCGGTCACCCACGCACCGCTCCTGGCGGACGTCATCACGAAGTTCGTACAAAAGGAGTCGATCACGAGCCCACAGGAGAATGGCTGATGCTTCTACCGATCACGGCACTTTACGCGGTCCTGCTCGCACTCGTCGGATTCGGCCTCGCCGCCTGGCTCGTCGGCGCCCGGATCCTCCATCCGATCGGCCTCCGTGTGGACGGCAAGTTCTCGGTCCTCCGCGGGATCGGTGCCGGGAGCACCGCGCTCATCGTCGTCGTGTCCGGGATCTGGGCGATCACAACGGCTTTCTGATTCCCGGGGCGGCGAGGACGTCAATCCCGGGTGCCGCTTCGCCAGAACGGGGGAACGCTCTGATCCCTCTTCTGCGCGAGCCGGTCCTCATCCACGCGGTAGATCTAGATCGAGTACCCCAGACGCTCATCCGGCGGCTCGATCGTGAGCCACTCGACACATCCCGGCCGGAGAGCAAACTGCGGACGATGGACTTCGACCGCGCAAAGCGCGCACACGCCAACCGCCGGTTCGCAGGACACCTCTTCGCGGACCACACCCCAGCGAGCGGGGTTCGGGCCGTACCAAGCGTACTGGACCACCGGAATCGCGTTGTCGCGCTGCCAGAGGGCGAGCCGGCGCTTGTCCTGGCCCCAATCCTCACGATGAATCAGGTATTGGGGCCCGCCCTCCGGCCCGCCGCCCCAGCCGTCTGCCGTGTCGGACTTGTCCCACGCCGTCGCGAGTAGGAGCCCGAGTTGGACCACGACGAGCCCGACGACTATCGCGGTTCCGCGGATGCGCTTTACGTCGCCCACGAGTTCCATGCGCTAGAGCGCCCCGCCGCAGTACTTGCAGTGTACCGCGTCGACGTCGTGCCCTTCTCGCGAACAGCGCCGGCAGTGCTGCGACGTCATGCGATGCGCCTGCACCAAAGCCATCTCCGCCGAAACGATACCCGTAGGGACGATGATGAGACTGTAGCCGAGGATCATCATCGCGACGGCGAGCATCTGTCCAACGGGCGTCTGCGGCGTCACGTCGCCGTACCCCACGGTCGTAAGGGTCACGACCGCCCAATACATCCCGACAGGAACAGAGGTAAACCCGTTCTTCGGGCCCTCGACGACGTACATCGCCGCCCCGACGATGACGACCGAAATGACGACCGTGACCATGAAGACCGCGAGCTTGGCGCGCGCCGCGCCGATGCTCGCCCGCAACTCGGTAGCTTCCGTTAGGAACCGGGCCAGCTTGAAGACCCGGAAAACGCGCAGCAGCCGCAACGAGCGAATCACGAGCAACGACTCGGTCCCGGGATAGAGCAGGCTCACGTAGGTCGGCAGGATCGACAGCAGATCGACGATCCCGAAGAAGCTCACAGCGTAGCGAAGCGGATTCCGCACGCAGACGAGACGGAGCAGGTACTCGATCGTGAAGCCGATCGTGAACACCCACTCGGCGACGGACAGGGGTCCGTGGAAGTCGTCCTGGAGCTGGTCGACGCTATCGAGCGTCACGACGAGCACGCTCGCAGCTATCGCGATCAGCAGCCCGATGTCGAAACTCTTCCCGGCCGGCGTGTCCGCCTCGAAGATGATCTCGTGTAGGTGCTCGCGCCAGGTCTCCGGACGAGCGGCCGCGATACGATCGCGCATGCCCGCGACGTTCGTCGCGATCCTGCACGATGTCAAGGAACTACAGCAGGCTCTTGAGCTTCTCGAGAGTGCGAGCGCGATCCGCGACCGTGTCGCCGACGAGACTCACGTTCAGCGCCGTCACGCCGGACTCCGCGTACTCGGCGAGCCGCTCAGCGACGAACGATTCCGGGCCAACAAGCGTCGTCTCTTCGAGAAACGAGGAAGGGATTGCATCAGCCGCCGCCGCTTTCTCGCCAGACAGGTACAGATCCTGAATCCGCGCCGCCTCTTCGCGGTAGCCGTAACTCGCGAAGATGTCGTTGTAGAAGTTCTTGCCGCGAGCGCCCATGCCGCCGACGTAGAGTGCCATCCCGGGACGGCCCCGGTCGCGAAGCGACTCGAGGCCCTCGCCGATTCCCACGAGACCGCCGGCGTACACATCCATCGGCGGGCGGGACGGATCTCGGCGGGCCGCACCCTTGTCTAGAGCGTCACCCCAACAATTCCGCGCCTTCGTCGGATGGTAGAAGACCGGCAGCCACCCGTCGGCGAGAGCCGCGGTCTGTTCGACGCTCTTCGGAGCCAGCGCCGCGATCACGATCGGAATGTCGTCCCGCACAGGGCGGGTGAGGATCTTGAGGGGCTTGGCGAGGCCGGTCCCCCGGCCGGCCGGAAGCGGCAGCGGGTATTTCGGCCCCTCGTGCGTCAGCACCTCGCGACGCCAGACCTTGCGGCAGATCTCGATGATTTCCCTAATCCGGGCGACCGGTGCATCGAACGGAACGCCGTGGAAGCCCTCGATGACCTGCGGGCCTGACGTACCCAGCCCGAGGATGCAGCGCCCCTCGGAGAGCGCATCGACCCCAGCCGCCGACATCGCGAGCAGGCTCGGGGTCCGCGTGTAGATCGGCAACACGCCGGACGCGATCTCGACGCGCTCGGTCTTGGCGGCGAGGTAGCCCATCTGACTGACCGCATCGAACCCGTAAGGCTCGGCGACCCACACCGTGTCGAGTCCCGACTTCTCGAGCTCGGCGATCTCATCCGCCGCCTCGCGAAAGCCGGCGGCATAATTCAGCATCGTTCCGATCTTCATGTCCGTGTCCCTAACAAAGTTCCGAGATACCGACAGACCAGAAGAAACTCAGCCCGGCGCGCGCTCGAATGCCCCGATCCCCTCCGGGACGTGATGAAACGACTGCTTGTCGACCAAATAGATCGCCATCTGCGGGCTGAACACGGACGGGTCGTCGAGTACGCCGACCTTGATGAGCTTCGCGCCTGGCAGAGACGGAGTCTCGGTCAGAAGATGCGTGCCGCAGTCCGCACAGAACCTGCGCGTCACCGGGTTGTCGAGATCGCTTCGTCGAAACTCTTTGGGCGCGCCCTTCGAGTACGAGAAGCCCGTCTCCGGCATCGCGATCACGACGTTCGGATGTCCGCCCGAGATGTACTGGCACTCACGGCAGTGGCACTGCCCCTGAAACATCGCGTCGCCTTCCGCGCGAAACCGCACGGCACCGCAGTAACATCCGCCTTCCAGATTCATGGGAGTCCTCCAAGTTGTGGTTCGGGCTGTGCGTTGAGTCTCTTCTCAGCGCTTCTTCGGCGCGGGGACGAGCAGTACGGGAACCGTACTAATGCGAATGATGTCGTTCGCCGACGAGCCGATCAGGAACTCGTCGACCCGACGCCGCCCGACCTTGCCGAGCACGATGAGATCGGCTTTGCGCCGACCCGCGAGGCGGATCACTTCTTCGTCGACCTCGCCGGTCTTCACGGTACGACGAACCTCGACCGCGGTCTTGCCGACGAACTTCTGGAGCTTCTCCGTTGCCACGTCCACGGCTTCTGACCGCATCTGCTTCACGGTCTCCTGCCCTTGCTTCATCCAGGGCAGTGTCGCTTGGAACGCGTCTTCGATGACGTAGATCACCTCAAGTGTTGCGTCGTGCTGCTCGGCAACTCCGAGGGCCTGCTGGAGAGCCGCCTTGGAGGTCTTGGAGAAGTCCACCGCTACTACGATTCGCTGATAACTGACCTTGGACACACCGGCGCTATATCACCCACCACAGCCGGCGACGAGAGCCCCTCCGCCGTCTGCGGCCTTCTACCCGTCGCCACCCCCGACGCCGACGCGGCCGGGAATGCACTGCTCAAATCCGGCGGGAAGACTCTCACGGTCGTAGGCGACAACGCGGCCAACGACATCGACGTTCGAGTTCCGTATGAATGGGGGCGGCGACGATGACCTCCGGCTCGCCGTGAACGGCTCCACGCCGTACCTCTGGGCCACGATCCACGGCGGCGGCACCGACATCTGTCAGAGCACCGCGAACGTTTCGAAAACGGCCTGCCCGTAGGTCACGACGCGCGTCCCCATCCGGACAGAGAGGCCCGTGGATCCCCGGATCCACGGGCCTTTTGCTATGGGTCGGAGGAGGAGGCGTCCAGCTTGGAAATCGAAGACAAGGTAGCGATCGTCACGGGAGCCGCACGCGGCATCGGACGGGCGACCGCCGTCGCGCTGGCCGCGGCCGGCGCGCGCGCCGTCGTCCTGGCAGACGTGAAACAGGACCTCTCCGCGGAGACTGCCGAACTCGTGCGCGCCCAGGGTGCCGAGCCCCTCGCTCTCGAGACCGACGTCTCGGACCTCAGCTCCCTGCGTCACACAGTCGCCGAGACCGAAGCGCGATTCGGCGGCCTTCACATCCTCCATAACAACGCCGGGATCGGCGAGGGAGCCACCGACTGGCCCGACGTCGCAGACGAGCGCGCCGCGGCAATCGTGGACGTGAACCTGCGCGGGGTAATCCTGGGTACGCGTCTCGCGCTCGACCCGATGAAACGCAGTGGCGGCGGCGCAATCGTGAACACGGCTTCAGGTGCGGCCTTCACCGCACTTCCTCCGCAAGCCGTCTACGCCGCGACGAAAGCCGGCGTCGTGCACTTCACGCGGTCCTGCGTCGCGCTCGCCGACAGCCACGGCGTGCGCGTCAGCTGCGTGTGCCCCGGGCTCGTCACGACCGAAATGGTGCAAGAGAGCGGCCCCGACGGCCCGCACCCTTGGCTTCAGTCCGTGATCGACGCGGTTCAGATGCTCCGGCCCGAAGACATCGCGGCAAAGGTTCTCGAACTCGTCTGCGATCCGAAGAGCGCTGGCGAGATCGTGAACGTCAGCAACGAACCCAAACAGGCCTGAGCGCGCCGCTCAGGGGGCGACGGCTTCGGGACAGAGATCGACGGCAGCGAGAAACAACTCCGCCGATCCGGGCCGACGCTCACCGAGCAGCGTCACGCGCTGCTCGGGCGTCGCGTGGAGGATTCGCGATAGAAGCTCCCGCATCCCCTGCACCACGACCCGCGTGGGCTCCTTCGTCGCCGGTCGGGACGCGGCGCCGACCGTGATGAATACCTGACGATCGCCCACGACGAACGGCAAGGCACGACCGTTCACGCTCAGCTCGATCACATCCTTCGCTTCGGCGTCCTTCGCCGGCCGGACATAGCCTTGCAGACGGACGAGCTCACGCACAGCGGTGCGCTGGACCTCGTGCGCCGCAGACACTCCAACGGAACCGAGGACGACCAACAGCCCGAGCGCGAAACGCCCGAGGATCTCAGTGATGCCCATCGGGGAACCCATGTTCGAGCAACTCCTGTACCTTTGGATCCGAGTGCTTTTCGCGAAGGCGCTTCAAGGTTGGATCATCGGCCGGACGGCGCAGCGCCATGAGGAGCGCAACCGCGTGTCGCTGGCCTTCGGGAGCCGCCTCGAAGGCCAGACGCCCGAGGCTCTCGGCCGCCACGTCGCCGCCCTGCTCGAATACCACCCGGCCCGCGGCCTGCCGCACGGCGAGCTCACCGTCCTCGACGAACGAGGTCTCGATCACCTTCAGAGCTTCTTCGTCCTCTAGCGTCCCGAGCGCCTCCAGAGCGGCGATTCGGACAGTTGGGTCGTCCTCACCGGCGAGAAACCGGCCCAACGCTGGAACCGCGTCCTTGGGCGCCGTGTTGACGTACCCCCGTGCCGCAACGGCACGGACCGCCGGCTTCCCATCGCGGAGCCGGCGTTCGATGTCGGCGGTTCGCGGCGGGACACCGAGAGTCGTCTGCGCCTGCCACGACGCCTCGAGAACTTCCGGCGCATCGATCTTCAACGTCACGAGCGTGGGGCCCAAAGATGTGAGCCCGGCGTCTCCGATTGCCGCGATCAGTGCGGCGCGCACACGCGGCGGGAGATCGCCTCGCTGGACGGCCTTCTCCAAGCGCGCTCGTTCGATCGGCTGCAGGTCGCCGTCGAGACCCTGAATCTCGGTGAGGCCCGCGGCACCCTCCTCGACGAGCGCCCAGTGATCCCCGGACACCGCATCGAAGACCCACGCGCGCCGGGCATCCGCTCTTTCCCCGGCCGTCACCGCCGGATTCCGGCTCCAGTCGGCCAGACGGCCCACCAACGCCGCGGCCGCTCGGACCGAGGTCTGGTCGGCGTCCGCAATCACGCCGGAGGCCCCCCCGCTTGCCTGCCAGCGACGCGCCCAACCGAGGGTCTCGTCGAGGTACGAGCCGCGCTTCATCCGGCTCAAGAAGACGACCGCGTAGTCCCCGGCATTGAGTAGACCGGGGGCCGACGGGCGATCGCGCATCTCGACGATCTCCAGCGCCCCGCCACCCGCCCCGAGGCGCTCCTCGCCCTTCAGAATCCGATCGAGCGTGAGGTAAATCACCCGCACGCGATCGTGATCGAAGGGCTGCACGCGCGAGACGTGCCCCACGGCAACCACCGGCGACGACGCCAGTCTCCCGGCGAGACGCGGGGCCGTCGTGGCGCCCGCAGAGCCGGCCTCGCCGGCCTGTGCGACGAGCGCCGCACAGGCCAATGCGAGTCCGACCGCGAGTCGGATCCAGAGGTGTTCCTTCACCCGAAAAGTTCGAATCCTACGGAGTGACCATGATGCCGGGCGCCGTCCAACCACCGCCGTCGCCATCGACGAAGAGCGGGTTGGAGTACGCCAGGGCCGGAACTCCCTCTTCACCAAGATTGCCATCGAGCAGGTCTAGCAGGGTCACGTTCGATCCGACATTCAGATCGAAGGGCACGACCGGGAACAGAGGGCGAGAGACGCCGTCCGTACCTCGGACGATCGCAACGACCCAAACGTCACCGGTGAGTCCAGCGAGGCTCAACGTCGTCGTGGCTTCGAGGCGCGACGCGCCCGGGATCGAGCCGTCGACCACCACCGTGGAGATCGCGAAATCCGTTCCGGCGGTATGGATGAAGTCCGGGGCCACTCCGTAGGCCGCGACGTCGACCGGGTCGACCAATGCGTCACCCGAGTTCACCTGCGTAACCGTGCGCGTCGTCACCGGGTTCACGTAGAACTCGATGGTGTCGAACTCGGCCCAGATCGGGCTCTGCACGGCAACCGTAATGTCGACCGCCCCGTCGGTGGTCTCGATCTCGAGCGGGAGTCCCAACTCGAGGCCACCCATCTCGCCGGTCGAAGTCGCGGAACTCGTCACGCGCATCATCGGCGTGTTCGTGCCGATTGCCCGACCGTCGTTGATGTTGCCCGACAGCGTCTCGGCAATCGCGGAGAGTGCCGCCGGATCGTCCGTCGGCGAGGCGATGAAGGTACGGGGGATGGCCGCCAGGGTCCGCACGACGCGGTGCGTGTCCGAATCGGCGATGGCCGTCTTGACGATGCCCTGGTTGATCATGTTGAACCAGTCACCCAGGTTGCGGCCGTAGAAGTTACCGAAGATCTGACCGCGACCCGACTCGATCAGGACCTCGAGCGCGTCGAAGGTATCGGTAAAGTAGTTCGTGATCGTCGGATCGAGGCGCCGCACCGTGCCCGGCACGTTGCTCTGCGGCGGTTCCATGCCGGTGTCGATCGCGAGGCCCGAGCCACCGAGCGAAAAGTAGCTGTAGATGTGGTTGACCTGGACCGTATCGACGCCCGGATCGGCGTGTGCCGCCGCGACGATCTCGGCCGGCGTGAGGTTGTAGTTGCCGTACTCCGGGAAGTGCATCCCCGCCGGAGCAGCCCCACCGTGATCGATGCCGCCACCGTTGGGCTGCGACGGATCCCGCGTGAGCGGCCACGCGTTGAAGTGGCCGTAGTCAAACGTGGTGATCTCCGAGCCCGGCGCGGTGCCGATCAGAGACGACGCACCCAGCGCCGCGATGTCCGCGCTGAAGTCCTGCACGGACTCGTGGTCGGTCGGAACGAAGAAGTCGGCGCCCTCGGCCAACATCGAGACGATGCGGTCTTCGCGCGGGACCTTGGAATCCGGGCTGTCGATCGAGTGGACGTGGAAGTCGCCGGAGACGAAGCCCGTCGTGTCGATGACGTTCGCGATCTGCAGCGCCACCGACGTCGTGGCGCCCCCCGTGATCGTCACGTCGGCCGAGCCGATCGAATACTCGGTTCCGTGCGAAACGTAGACCCGGTAGTCGCCAGGCTCCACCGTCAGCGGACCGGACAGCCCGGTCTGATCGACGAAGTGTACGACCGCGACGCCGTGAGGATACGTCGTATCCTGGCCCGGATCGCGGAAGATGCCGGTG
This genomic window contains:
- a CDS encoding efflux RND transporter permease subunit translates to MIRRALKLPYVVTVGALVAVVLGILSYTRLPADLLPTFTTPAVQIVTFYPGMPPVVMERDIMSRLERWTGQSVGIEHQEAHAMLGVSIVKDFFREGISLDTAMSQVTSYAMSDMFYLPPGTIPPMVMPFDPTASVPLCLVSVSSDTMSEKELYDVAYYELRNRLQSIPGVIAPAVYGGKLRRIIAQVDRERLDSRGMSPMDVVRALHEQSVFVPAGNIKVGETDYQIFANAMPEKVSELNDVPVAVHDGRPVFMRDVASVQDSAQIQSNIVRINGRRQVYIPIYRQPGANTIEIVDSIRSQLARIRQRLREMDDRAQDLALEVVLDQSVYVRDSISGLQLAALLGAVLAALVVLVFLRDVRLTVVVALAIPLATLVSLFGLWATGRTINAMTLGGLALAVGILVDQSIVVVENIVRHRQMGKDAAEAAAAGTSEVAAPIVVSTLTFAVVFFPVVFLSGMARFLFTPLALAASFAILASLVVAVTVVPALCARLLQGPPPPQGTQPGGGIARYERAVDAALRHRKSVLVGACVAALAALVLAGNLGTELFPRVDAGQFQVYVRLASGTRIERSEEMVARVEKVIVEELGQPDPEYPKVERYADSHLQMLISNIGVLMDWPAAYTPNRGPMDSFLLVQLKDSSSTPSVFDIVTRLRARLRNDFPQAEFAFDTGGMLTAALNFGEPAPIHYQVRGSDLDTLGDIAADIATVVAQVPGTEDVRVLQRNDYPTIEVEIDRVKAALAGLTVEDVMHNLVTATNSSINFQPAFWIDERNGNHYFIGAQYPETELISIDTLRDIPLTSDEAMEPIPLGTIATIHRGTGPSFVSHRNITRSFDVYADTVPGVNLGDAVTAIDEHLMADENLGLMPFDSGREEVAYEIGGRYAGRGYTLAASGEIQTMRESFRQFGAGLLIAVLLIYLLMVAQFRSFVDPLLILATVPLGMIGVSLVLFVTGTSLNIQSLMGVIMMAGIVVEYGIVLVDFANRNLDETGDVRGAVREAARVRFRPILMTSLTTVLAIAPMAVGLGGGEANIPLARAIIGGVLGATALTLFVLPCLYAVVKRPPAPAAPDLESSHA
- a CDS encoding inositol monophosphatase family protein, with protein sequence MNTSSPSELVSVAAEIAREAGAEIRTRVPSPRQIATKANSVDLVTDTDHRIDALISERLAAAFPDHARLTEETGATTTGAEAPVCWVVDPLDGTVNFAHGVPHFAVSIAAVRGFQPGDPLETPSTGAEILAGVVYDPMRDELFEATAAGPAKLNGEPIQTSPCASLSEALVASGFPYDRRERADEYLEDWKALLPRCRDLRRAGAAALDLAYVAAGRFDAYWERGLHAWDIAAGVLIVRRAGGIATNRAGRDLFLDASEVLAAPTAIHAELLTVL
- a CDS encoding alpha/beta hydrolase, whose translation is MVHGLPAAATDAAYCGQPQPYWWLPSVAANFSRPETVRTYKEEMFYPIEPGDFDPKKIETPTLLIHGDDDRLAPVRISQYLVGSMPNAEAIFIQDGSYMLPVTHAPLLADVITKFVQKESITSPQENG
- a CDS encoding ion transporter; the protein is MRDRIAAARPETWREHLHEIIFEADTPAGKSFDIGLLIAIAASVLVVTLDSVDQLQDDFHGPLSVAEWVFTIGFTIEYLLRLVCVRNPLRYAVSFFGIVDLLSILPTYVSLLYPGTESLLVIRSLRLLRVFRVFKLARFLTEATELRASIGAARAKLAVFMVTVVISVVIVGAAMYVVEGPKNGFTSVPVGMYWAVVTLTTVGYGDVTPQTPVGQMLAVAMMILGYSLIIVPTGIVSAEMALVQAHRMTSQHCRRCSREGHDVDAVHCKYCGGAL
- a CDS encoding LLM class F420-dependent oxidoreductase; protein product: MKIGTMLNYAAGFREAADEIAELEKSGLDTVWVAEPYGFDAVSQMGYLAAKTERVEIASGVLPIYTRTPSLLAMSAAGVDALSEGRCILGLGTSGPQVIEGFHGVPFDAPVARIREIIEICRKVWRREVLTHEGPKYPLPLPAGRGTGLAKPLKILTRPVRDDIPIVIAALAPKSVEQTAALADGWLPVFYHPTKARNCWGDALDKGAARRDPSRPPMDVYAGGLVGIGEGLESLRDRGRPGMALYVGGMGARGKNFYNDIFASYGYREEAARIQDLYLSGEKAAAADAIPSSFLEETTLVGPESFVAERLAEYAESGVTALNVSLVGDTVADRARTLEKLKSLL
- a CDS encoding GFA family protein produces the protein MNLEGGCYCGAVRFRAEGDAMFQGQCHCRECQYISGGHPNVVIAMPETGFSYSKGAPKEFRRSDLDNPVTRRFCADCGTHLLTETPSLPGAKLIKVGVLDDPSVFSPQMAIYLVDKQSFHHVPEGIGAFERAPG
- a CDS encoding universal stress protein, whose translation is MSKVSYQRIVVAVDFSKTSKAALQQALGVAEQHDATLEVIYVIEDAFQATLPWMKQGQETVKQMRSEAVDVATEKLQKFVGKTAVEVRRTVKTGEVDEEVIRLAGRRKADLIVLGKVGRRRVDEFLIGSSANDIIRISTVPVLLVPAPKKR